GGTTGTCGTTTGGGAAGCTGCGACAGCAATCTTCAGGGTGTTGCGTCGCTCTTGCCTTTTCCGGGCCCCAACCAACGGGTTTAGGTCAATGAAGCAGGCAAGGCAGGTGCAAGATCAATTTTGACTCTCAGCATTCATCTCGAAGACTGCTGCCAATACGGCCCTCATTGAGGTACAGAGCTTTTCAAGTGCCTTTCAAGCATGTTAATCAGCAACCCAAAAGGCTGACAAGATGTGCTCAAATCAATCTATGTGGGTAGTAGATCAGTAAGCAAGGCGTACGTGTTAGTCAACGAAAATGCAACTGTCTCCAACAGAAGCCAAGACGTCACTTGCCAAGGTCCAAATCGCACCACCCCTGTTTCCCCCCGCCCATACACAAGGTCGATCCGTTCGTTCCCCGCATTCGCGCCCATCCATCCACTCAGTGCACGCGCGCGCGCAAGGGAGCTTCAATTGAAACGAGCATCATAGCTCAGCCAAGCGCAAGGTAAAGTAGACGTACCTTTTTACTTACCCCTCTCCATCCAACACCAAATCGTCTATCGAAGCCTAGCCAATCCTCTTTATCTATTCTCGACGAAACTAGCCGGCTACGATAAAGAGACAAACGATAGACAATCACACCATCACAAAGCAACCTTTGTCGAGACTAAAGCaccaaaaaccccaaaaatgcacACCAAAGGCCCGACCCCGCAGCAGCACGACGGCTCCGCCCTGCGCATCGGCATCGTGCACGCGCGCTGGAACGAGACCATCATCGAGCCGCTTCTGGCCGGCACAAAAGCcaagctgctggcctgcgGCGTCAAGGAGTCCAACATAGTCGTGCAGAGCGTTCCGGGGTCGTGGGAGCTGCCAATAGCCGTGCAGAGGTCAAGCCCGCCCCTGTCTCCTTCTTTTGCCCCCAACTTTGTCTTATACTGTCCGCACTGGGGGGATAAGCAGCTTGATACCCGATTCTTTATCGAAATAATTACGCTTGATTGCTTTTTATTAACAAAATCAAAATAATCCACACAAAAACAGGCTCTACTCCGCATCCCAGCTCCAAACCCCAAGCTCCGGCCCATCTCTGTCGGCCGGCGACCTGCTCGGCTCCTCGACCACAGATCTTACCGCGCTCCCGACCACCACTGCCTCATCCACCGGCCCCTTTGACGCCCTCATCGCCATCGGCGTGCTAATCAAGGGCGAGACGATGCACTTTGAGTACATTGCCGATTCGGTCTCGCACGGCCTGATGCGCGTACAGCTCGACACGGGCGTCCCAGTTATCTTCGGCGTCCTAACAGTCCTGACCGACGACCAGGCCAAGGCTCGTGCCGGCGTCATCGAGGGCAGCCACAACCACGGCGAGGACTGGGGCCTGGCCGCCGTTGAGATGGGTGTGCGCAGGAGGGATTGGGCTGCCGGGAAGACCGAGTGAATGTCGGAATATAAGCAAGGAGACATGAAACCATAGATGAGTCTGATAGAACGTCTCCCTAGGCCACTTTGGTTTTCAAGCTTGTCTGGCAtataaacaagaaaaaagaataccAATAAACAGTGTCAAAAAATCGATCACTTTGTTGCGATAAAATATATGGTTCGAGAGGCTTATTATTAGATTATGGGCGAAGTTGAAGTAGATGCCACAGGCTTCCACTCCAACACGGCATGTCGGCATTGGACTTTTGTTTATTTGCATCTTTGCCTTTGCGCCCAATTCTTGGATCTGTCTATCATGACGCCGTTCTTTCATGCGTAGAAAAAAATCCACTATACAAATTCGTTGCCCTCCTCCGTCTCTCTTCTACTTTATTTTCTTCCGTCCCTGCCGCTCATCCGTACCACCTTAATGATGAATaaagagaacaaaaaaagataaacGAATGTAAAGTGCGGGCAATAAACGCAACCCAAATTAACAAACTAATGCCGCTGTGTGCAACTAAAGCAATAATAACGCATGCACTTTTAGTGACGGGGTTTGTGGGCCCAGTTGGAGGTATGCAAAAGGCAGATTTGTGCTGTGGCGAGGTGTGATGATCTTTTCAAACAAGCGAAACCAAACAAAGATCAAAGTACCCAAGACAAGCAACAGATTAAATATTTCTTGTATATGCGCAAGCCCAACACCAAAACCAAGAAAATGAACGTCAGGTATGAGGAGCGAGGCTAGTTTCCAAACAGTGGCCAGAAACATAAAagatccaaaaaaaaagaaacggaTAAAGGAAATCCAGGAATGCATACACAGAGAGAAAAATATCGTCTTCCCTGCCACACCGAACGCTATGTCCGCAAAAAATGATGTGAGAGAAAAGAATGAGATGATGAGCAATCTTTTCAGGCAGCAGTGAGCTGGTTATCTTCGAGTCGTTTATTTGATCATGAGGGAGATATCGCTTCCGAAGCTCTTCTTGGACTTCCAGAGCGACCGCTTCTTTTCCCGCTTCTGCTTCATAGCGGCCCAGGCCTGttcgtcatcctcgtcgtcatccgCAGCGACCGTAGTGACGGTCTTCTTGCTGTGAGTCGCATCCGGGCCTAGGCTAGGTGTCTTGGCTGTGCCGAACCCAAGCGGGCTCTTGGTGCGTGGCTGGTCCCAGCCAAGACCGCCCGATATGGTTGTGCTCTTGCGGGGGTCCGCAGGTGCAGCAGCAGGCATCTGAGACACAGGCCGGTAGCGACCGGGAAGGCCAATGTTGCTCCTCTCGGACGGTGCGATAGAAGGCGCATAGCCGGCACCCTGAATGCGGATGCTCGGGGCGTAACCGGGGCCTTGCATAGGTGGCTGGATCCAGGAGGCTGAACTGGGCTGCACCATGCTCATGCTGCGGCCATGCTGCTCGGGGCGGATGGGCAGGTCAAAGACAGACCCGTTGTCCACAAAGCTGTGCCGCATGTCGCCCGTGCTGCCCATCATTCCATTGCCTAGCATCTGTCCGCCGGGCATACCTGGCATTTGCGGTGCCATCTGGGGAATTTGTGACATGCGATTGCCGTTTGTCTGCATCATTTGCATTTGCATAAACTGCATTTGCATTTGCATAAACTGCTGCATCTGGTTCA
The Pyricularia oryzae 70-15 chromosome 1, whole genome shotgun sequence DNA segment above includes these coding regions:
- a CDS encoding 6,7-dimethyl-8-ribityllumazine synthase, which encodes MHTKGPTPQQHDGSALRIGIVHARWNETIIEPLLAGTKAKLLACGVKESNIVVQSVPGSWELPIAVQRLYSASQLQTPSSGPSLSAGDLLGSSTTDLTALPTTTASSTGPFDALIAIGVLIKGETMHFEYIADSVSHGLMRVQLDTGVPVIFGVLTVLTDDQAKARAGVIEGSHNHGEDWGLAAVEMGVRRRDWAAGKTE